From a region of the Paenibacillus sp. FSL R10-2734 genome:
- a CDS encoding AraC family transcriptional regulator, producing MNWEEYIQIWDTSWIQLVDIRQHVIRRESKQQHVLPASSFIFVVRGQGTIWLDGDRHPLERFFVLHAGKGSNIKFEVGHEDVTYYYILYRGSISTKASKTILKSYHINNPFHLQYACKPISPVVLYRHMESMYEEWNRRPAMERFQAKIHFYQFVYTLVQQLQLQGVALKETDLVEQIIQYIHKHYNEPISLESMAEVWNYSIQYLSRQFKRRTGRSPIEYVIQTRMAKAKELLIQTDATVQEIAVNVGYSDVFYFTRLFKKQVGTTPVQYKNKVKTGLIVSDSPWQEFLSSMGKYSSACYIDDDNHYQLKLEGDKQMLKGIETKKGLMLMLVLTLLLAACGNGNTSRNSNAGAEPTQSKPSNQAIENTGLRKIATVMGDVNVPANPQRVVVDWDLGPVLAVGVTPVGASNTQLEYSQFLKPFLDETVQDIGAEGSISFEKVLELAPDVIITWNKDAYSNYSKIAPTVLFDTSKYATIQEEITAMGEILDREEEAKQFVADFEKRKIAAREKIKNVIAPDATISIVDYITVEKFLMVIGNQGERGGRATYDILGLNPTPKVQSEIIDKEMSRVEVSWETVNDYVGDYVIVLTVKDKEPPQLPATWKMLDAIKNNRVIEIDMEKYFAADSYSSLLQAEDIADKLSKLASSK from the coding sequence GTGAATTGGGAAGAATACATCCAGATATGGGACACTTCATGGATTCAACTGGTGGATATTCGCCAACATGTGATACGTAGAGAGAGTAAGCAGCAACATGTACTCCCAGCTAGTAGTTTTATATTTGTCGTGCGAGGGCAAGGTACGATCTGGTTGGATGGTGATCGGCATCCATTAGAACGATTCTTTGTCTTACATGCGGGAAAAGGAAGTAACATCAAGTTCGAGGTTGGACATGAGGATGTCACCTACTATTACATTTTATATAGAGGTAGTATTTCTACTAAAGCTAGTAAAACAATATTGAAATCCTATCATATAAATAACCCTTTTCATCTGCAATATGCATGTAAACCTATTTCTCCGGTTGTGTTATATCGTCATATGGAATCGATGTATGAGGAATGGAATCGCAGACCGGCTATGGAACGGTTCCAAGCGAAAATCCATTTTTATCAGTTCGTATATACGCTTGTACAGCAGTTACAGCTTCAGGGAGTTGCACTTAAAGAAACAGATTTAGTGGAACAGATCATTCAATACATTCACAAACATTATAATGAGCCTATTTCACTTGAATCTATGGCAGAAGTTTGGAATTATAGCATTCAATACTTATCGAGGCAGTTCAAACGCCGGACAGGGAGAAGTCCCATTGAATATGTAATTCAGACGAGGATGGCTAAAGCGAAGGAGTTACTGATTCAAACCGATGCCACCGTTCAGGAGATTGCTGTAAACGTAGGTTATAGTGATGTCTTTTATTTTACCCGTCTGTTTAAGAAGCAGGTTGGAACGACGCCAGTTCAATACAAAAATAAGGTGAAGACAGGTTTGATCGTTTCAGATAGTCCATGGCAAGAGTTCTTATCCTCCATGGGCAAATATTCTTCTGCTTGTTATATTGATGATGATAATCATTATCAATTGAAACTTGAAGGGGATAAACAGATGTTAAAGGGGATCGAAACGAAAAAAGGATTAATGTTAATGCTTGTGCTTACACTGTTACTTGCAGCTTGCGGAAATGGGAACACTAGCCGTAATAGTAATGCGGGAGCAGAACCAACCCAAAGTAAACCTTCCAATCAGGCCATTGAAAATACGGGTTTACGGAAAATAGCAACGGTCATGGGGGATGTTAATGTTCCAGCCAATCCCCAACGTGTTGTAGTTGATTGGGATTTGGGGCCAGTCTTGGCCGTTGGGGTAACACCGGTTGGAGCATCAAATACCCAACTGGAGTATTCTCAGTTTCTCAAACCTTTCTTAGATGAGACGGTACAAGATATAGGGGCAGAAGGAAGTATTTCTTTTGAGAAAGTATTAGAGCTAGCGCCAGACGTTATCATAACGTGGAATAAAGATGCTTATAGCAACTATTCTAAGATCGCACCGACCGTATTATTTGATACAAGTAAATACGCAACGATTCAAGAAGAGATTACAGCTATGGGAGAAATTCTTGATCGAGAAGAAGAGGCTAAACAATTTGTGGCAGATTTCGAAAAACGTAAAATAGCTGCCCGCGAAAAAATTAAAAATGTAATTGCACCAGATGCAACTATTTCTATCGTAGATTATATCACGGTAGAGAAATTTTTAATGGTCATTGGTAATCAAGGTGAGAGAGGCGGCAGAGCTACTTACGATATTTTGGGTCTGAATCCCACTCCAAAAGTTCAAAGTGAAATCATTGATAAGGAAATGAGCCGTGTTGAAGTTTCTTGGGAAACGGTAAATGATTATGTAGGTGACTATGTTATTGTCCTTACAGTAAAGGACAAAGAACCGCCTCAGTTGCCAGCAACATGGAAGATGTTGGATGCAATCAAAAACAATCGAGTGATTGAGATTGATATGGAAAAATATTTTGCAGCAGATTCGTACTCCTCCTTGTTACAAGCTGAAGATATTGCCGACAAATTATCGAAGCTGGCTTCATCGAAATAA
- a CDS encoding MerR family transcriptional regulator produces the protein MKKYWKVGELAKLTGLTIRTLRFYDQIGLFSPSGQTESGHRLYNELDLSRLQQILSLKGLGLSLEEIKTTLTGGQISPFEIVDLQINQIKEQIKLQQKLLEQLRYASKLMQGKAELTVEDFTNLLQAMKMEFEKPVIERQTSWERHLDLLGDFLTEENGIPNHKEENQ, from the coding sequence ATGAAGAAATATTGGAAGGTCGGGGAACTTGCAAAGCTGACAGGACTTACTATTCGAACTTTACGATTTTATGATCAAATCGGGTTGTTTTCTCCGTCAGGACAAACGGAATCCGGCCACAGACTGTACAATGAATTGGATTTATCACGATTGCAGCAGATATTATCGCTTAAGGGGCTGGGATTATCTCTGGAGGAGATAAAGACGACCTTAACTGGCGGACAAATCAGTCCGTTTGAGATCGTTGACCTGCAGATAAACCAAATCAAAGAACAGATTAAACTGCAGCAAAAACTATTGGAGCAGCTCAGATATGCATCCAAACTTATGCAGGGCAAGGCGGAATTAACGGTTGAGGATTTTACAAACCTTCTGCAAGCAATGAAGATGGAATTTGAGAAACCAGTCATTGAACGGCAAACGAGTTGGGAGCGACATTTGGACCTACTGGGAGACTTTCTTACCGAGGAAAACGGAATTCCGAATCATAAGGAGGAAAATCAATGA
- a CDS encoding SRPBCC family protein has product MKERFVKHGTFVVERTYAASPKQVYHAWADPIAKAKWFSKPEIFDFQVGGREYSSGGPPEGPIFTFDASYQELVPEQRIVYTYTLDSGETRISVSITTVELIKVDGGTKLIFTEQGTFFDGHDTPEIREHGTNIMLDTLGKVVEVEVES; this is encoded by the coding sequence ATGAAAGAACGATTCGTCAAGCATGGAACCTTCGTCGTCGAGCGGACCTATGCCGCTTCACCGAAGCAGGTTTATCACGCATGGGCTGACCCGATTGCCAAAGCCAAATGGTTTTCCAAGCCGGAAATCTTCGATTTTCAGGTTGGTGGACGTGAGTATAGCAGCGGCGGGCCACCGGAAGGACCGATTTTCACCTTCGATGCAAGCTACCAGGAGCTTGTTCCAGAGCAGCGCATTGTCTATACGTACACCCTTGATTCAGGCGAAACACGTATCTCCGTATCCATCACAACAGTCGAGCTCATCAAAGTGGATGGCGGTACAAAGCTGATCTTCACGGAGCAAGGCACTTTCTTTGACGGGCATGATACACCTGAAATAAGAGAACACGGTACAAACATCATGTTGGACACACTGGGTAAGGTAGTAGAAGTTGAGGTAGAATCATGA
- a CDS encoding SRPBCC family protein yields the protein MTIGENELIATREYAVSRELVFRAWTTPNLLARWWGPQGFTNTFHECDMRPEGTWRYTMHGPDGADYPNHNVFVEIVPPERIVLDHLSGHEFRITATFESIEGRTRVTFRQLFKNQEEFEEAKPYCIEGNEQNLERLGKVLEELS from the coding sequence ATGACTATAGGTGAAAATGAACTGATTGCTACGCGCGAGTACGCGGTCTCGCGGGAACTCGTGTTTCGAGCCTGGACAACTCCCAATTTATTAGCCCGATGGTGGGGACCGCAAGGCTTTACGAATACATTTCACGAATGCGATATGAGACCGGAAGGTACGTGGCGTTACACCATGCACGGACCAGATGGTGCGGATTATCCAAACCATAACGTCTTTGTTGAAATCGTGCCACCGGAGCGGATCGTGCTTGACCATCTATCCGGCCACGAATTTCGGATAACGGCTACCTTCGAGAGCATTGAGGGCCGCACTAGGGTAACCTTCCGTCAGCTTTTCAAGAATCAAGAGGAGTTTGAAGAAGCTAAGCCGTACTGCATAGAAGGTAATGAACAAAACCTTGAGCGACTTGGCAAGGTACTGGAGGAACTTTCCTAA
- a CDS encoding transposase: MSTITAKIQIYVPDEQVDSLVITTDAYRKACNWLSAKVFETKELNQAKLNSSFYTILREAFYLKSQMAQSVMKTVIARYKSAKSNGHQWSLITFKILEYDLVWNRDYSLNKNHFSVNTLDGRLKFRFEKQGMKKYFDGTWKFGTAKLVHKFDKWFLHIPVTKTFEEISDTSINNVVGIDLGLNFLATTYDSQGKTKFFKGRTIKHKRGQFKALRKQLQQCQTSSARKRLKKIGSRENRYVRDVNHQVTKALVEQYPKGTLFVLEDLSGVRNATEKVLVRNRYISVSWAFYQFREMLEYKAKLHSHKVMVADPKYTSQTCPTCGHVDKRNRNKKQHAFECCNCHYKSNDDRIGAMNLYRKGVEAMNTVTS, encoded by the coding sequence ATGTCTACTATTACTGCAAAAATACAAATTTACGTTCCAGACGAACAAGTTGATTCTCTGGTAATTACAACAGACGCATATCGTAAAGCTTGTAACTGGTTATCTGCTAAGGTATTTGAAACAAAAGAATTGAATCAAGCTAAACTTAATTCAAGTTTCTATACAATATTGAGAGAAGCTTTTTACTTGAAAAGTCAAATGGCGCAATCGGTTATGAAAACCGTCATTGCTCGTTATAAATCTGCTAAATCTAATGGTCATCAGTGGTCGTTAATCACCTTTAAGATACTTGAGTATGATTTAGTCTGGAATCGTGATTATTCTCTTAACAAAAACCATTTTTCCGTCAATACGTTAGATGGACGTTTGAAATTTCGTTTTGAAAAACAAGGGATGAAGAAATACTTCGACGGTACTTGGAAATTCGGCACCGCAAAGTTAGTCCATAAATTTGACAAGTGGTTTTTGCATATTCCTGTGACTAAAACGTTTGAAGAAATTAGCGACACAAGCATCAATAACGTTGTTGGTATTGATTTAGGCTTAAATTTCTTAGCTACAACGTATGACAGTCAAGGAAAAACCAAGTTTTTCAAAGGTAGAACCATCAAACATAAACGAGGACAGTTCAAAGCTCTACGCAAGCAGCTACAACAATGCCAAACCTCTTCCGCACGTAAACGTCTAAAAAAAATAGGTTCAAGAGAAAACCGTTATGTTCGTGATGTTAATCATCAAGTAACAAAGGCACTCGTTGAGCAATATCCAAAAGGGACGTTGTTTGTATTAGAAGATTTAAGTGGTGTTCGTAACGCTACCGAAAAAGTTCTAGTACGCAATCGATATATAAGTGTCTCTTGGGCGTTCTATCAATTCCGTGAAATGCTTGAATATAAAGCCAAATTACACAGTCATAAAGTGATGGTAGCAGACCCTAAGTATACTTCTCAAACGTGTCCTACATGTGGACACGTTGATAAGCGTAACCGTAACAAGAAACAACATGCTTTTGAATGTTGTAATTGCCACTACAAATCAAACGATGACCGTATTGGTGCAATGAACCTGTACAGAAAAGGCGTAGAAGCCATGAATACAGTTACTAGTTAA
- a CDS encoding NADP-dependent oxidoreductase: MKAMIIEKYGKGPLLLADIPTPSVGDYDVLAEIHAASINPIDFRVRDGKVRMLLKYDMPLILGNDFSGTVTKVGNKVTKFKIGDAIYGRPRKNRIGTFAEYISIHEDDIALKPQNLSFEEAASIPLVGLTSYQALHDILQLSAGQKVLIQAGSGGVGTFAIQLTKAMGVYVATTTSDAGAKLVKSLGADQIINYKTEQFDKVLQNYDGGFDTIGGETLERAFKIVKPGGQIVSVSGLPNARFGVEYGSGFIKTSLFRLVTRKLTKLEKQYNVKYSFLFMKQSGRQLEIISEFIEAGKIKPVIDQIFSFEKAQQAMEYSESGRAKGKIILKIK; the protein is encoded by the coding sequence ATGAAAGCGATGATCATTGAAAAATACGGGAAAGGTCCTCTTTTATTGGCAGACATTCCAACACCTTCAGTGGGTGATTATGATGTATTGGCAGAAATCCATGCAGCGAGTATTAATCCTATCGATTTTAGGGTGCGGGATGGCAAAGTTCGTATGCTGTTGAAATACGATATGCCGCTTATTTTAGGAAATGATTTTTCAGGTACTGTTACCAAAGTAGGAAACAAAGTAACAAAATTCAAAATAGGCGATGCAATATACGGACGGCCAAGAAAGAATAGAATTGGAACCTTCGCAGAATATATATCCATACATGAGGACGATATAGCCTTAAAGCCTCAAAACCTTTCTTTTGAGGAAGCAGCGTCAATCCCATTAGTCGGGCTTACATCCTATCAAGCACTACATGATATATTACAGCTATCGGCAGGGCAGAAGGTATTGATTCAAGCTGGCTCGGGCGGCGTTGGAACCTTTGCTATCCAGCTTACCAAAGCGATGGGGGTTTACGTTGCTACAACTACTAGCGATGCTGGAGCTAAATTGGTCAAATCCCTTGGAGCGGATCAAATAATCAATTATAAAACAGAACAATTTGATAAAGTCTTACAAAATTATGATGGAGGATTCGATACAATTGGCGGAGAAACATTAGAAAGAGCTTTTAAAATAGTCAAACCAGGCGGACAAATTGTATCGGTTTCTGGGCTGCCCAATGCACGTTTCGGAGTTGAATATGGATCTGGTTTTATAAAAACGAGTCTTTTTCGATTGGTTACCCGTAAGCTAACAAAATTGGAGAAGCAATATAATGTCAAATACAGCTTCTTGTTCATGAAACAAAGCGGCAGACAACTGGAGATCATTTCAGAGTTTATAGAAGCAGGGAAAATAAAGCCTGTAATTGATCAAATTTTTTCTTTTGAGAAAGCTCAACAGGCGATGGAGTATTCCGAATCGGGCAGGGCAAAAGGAAAGATCATATTAAAGATAAAGTGA
- a CDS encoding NUDIX domain-containing protein produces the protein MIILEKIRLRAGALIIEKDSILLVEFENDNLDGVHYNLPAGGLEPGETLIEAVKREAKEEACVEIEVGSVAFVYEYQPTKSNYIYGDTHSVGVTFSCKLKAGSNPRLPESPDSKQIGVTWVPISELHSIQLYPEINQDIIDYYNGTKYRNYVEENEIQQSKSLH, from the coding sequence GTGATAATACTGGAAAAGATAAGACTACGTGCTGGTGCATTAATAATTGAGAAGGATTCCATTTTACTAGTTGAGTTTGAGAACGACAATCTTGATGGCGTGCATTACAACCTTCCAGCAGGTGGCCTTGAGCCAGGAGAAACACTGATTGAAGCTGTGAAACGGGAAGCAAAAGAAGAGGCTTGTGTTGAGATAGAGGTCGGTTCCGTTGCATTTGTTTACGAATATCAACCTACGAAAAGCAATTACATATACGGGGATACTCATTCGGTAGGAGTTACATTTAGCTGCAAATTGAAAGCAGGATCAAATCCAAGACTTCCCGAATCACCAGATTCTAAGCAAATTGGTGTAACGTGGGTTCCTATTTCGGAGCTGCACTCTATTCAACTGTATCCGGAGATTAATCAGGACATTATTGATTACTACAATGGTACTAAGTATAGAAATTATGTTGAGGAAAATGAAATTCAACAGAGCAAGTCGTTACACTAA
- a CDS encoding collagen-like protein, producing the protein MGFFPTPGSGGGFPGFPGGPGGPGGPGFPGGGPGGFPGTPGPPGGAPGGVQAPTAPPPQFVPQMSAAPFAVDPGGIRRCLFRNTYIWLNNGEQFWFFPVFVGRNSIAGFRWTGFFWAYFGIDLNRISSYTCF; encoded by the coding sequence ATGGGATTTTTTCCAACACCGGGAAGCGGCGGTGGATTTCCGGGGTTTCCAGGAGGACCGGGAGGGCCGGGAGGACCTGGGTTTCCAGGTGGAGGACCGGGAGGATTTCCGGGGACTCCGGGACCTCCAGGAGGTGCACCGGGAGGCGTTCAAGCGCCGACGGCCCCTCCACCACAATTCGTACCGCAAATGTCGGCTGCCCCTTTTGCCGTCGACCCCGGGGGGATCAGACGATGCCTGTTCCGCAACACATACATTTGGCTGAATAACGGCGAGCAATTCTGGTTCTTCCCGGTATTCGTCGGACGTAATTCTATTGCAGGGTTCAGATGGACCGGTTTCTTCTGGGCGTACTTCGGCATTGATTTGAATCGGATTAGCTCGTACACCTGCTTCTAA
- a CDS encoding XRE family transcriptional regulator, with protein MNIGMEIKKLRTEKGITLKELSEKSELSVGFLSQLERGLTTIAVDSLEKLADILEVHLTHFFDYPLKRKDMVLRSYEQELMDLVEGGFIKYSLSTDLENKQLFPRLIEILPQKKDEEILSYKHKGEEFIYVLEGILTIYINGTRHELYPGDSVHMDSNIDHNWANYTNKKVKIIAVNTPNYIYNSGLHTTDDYIK; from the coding sequence ATGAATATAGGAATGGAAATAAAGAAATTGAGGACTGAAAAAGGAATTACTTTGAAAGAGTTAAGTGAAAAAAGCGAGCTATCTGTTGGATTTCTGTCTCAATTAGAAAGGGGACTTACTACCATAGCAGTTGATTCACTTGAAAAACTAGCTGATATTTTGGAAGTGCATTTAACACATTTTTTTGATTATCCCCTAAAAAGAAAAGATATGGTTTTAAGAAGTTATGAACAAGAATTAATGGATTTGGTAGAAGGTGGTTTTATTAAGTATAGTTTAAGTACAGATTTAGAAAATAAACAACTATTTCCAAGGCTTATAGAAATTCTTCCGCAAAAGAAAGATGAAGAAATATTATCCTATAAGCATAAGGGAGAAGAGTTCATTTATGTTTTAGAGGGTATATTAACAATTTACATAAATGGTACGAGGCATGAATTATATCCTGGTGACAGTGTTCATATGGACTCAAATATTGACCACAATTGGGCTAATTATACGAACAAAAAGGTCAAGATTATAGCTGTTAATACGCCTAATTATATCTACAATAGTGGGCTTCATACTACAGATGATTATATAAAGTAA
- the eutH gene encoding ethanolamine utilization protein EutH produces the protein MDKFVLYLIGSFFVIGAIDYITGNHLKLGGKFEEGIKTMGALGLGMIGILSLAPIFTNFLSAEIVPIFRVLHLDPSIVPAAFLAVDMGGYQMANELALTKEMGAFSGIIIASTLGATISFSIPVALGMLSKKDEKYFSKGVLVGIISIPIGCLAAGLWQKININILVWNLVPIFVFAIILGVGLLKAPHVFMKVFNVFGKLIMTLSTVGLLLQGIDVIFGVRLVSGLAPLSESTVIVAKIAFVLGGAYPMLALINRIFEKSFKEIGNKFGINSVSVAGILGGLASNLLIFGTFKEMNPKGKVICTAFGVSGAFVFGGQFGFVSGVAPEMLGAFIISKLTAGIISIVLAAWLFDRENKESSLKDDGGISNEYQG, from the coding sequence ATGGATAAATTTGTATTATATTTAATCGGTTCTTTTTTTGTAATCGGAGCTATTGATTATATTACCGGAAATCATTTGAAGCTGGGTGGGAAATTTGAGGAAGGCATAAAGACCATGGGAGCTTTAGGGCTTGGCATGATAGGAATACTTTCTTTAGCCCCTATATTCACGAATTTTTTATCCGCTGAGATTGTTCCAATCTTTAGAGTTCTTCATCTAGATCCTTCTATCGTTCCTGCAGCATTTTTAGCTGTAGACATGGGGGGCTATCAAATGGCCAATGAGCTAGCCTTGACAAAGGAAATGGGGGCATTCTCAGGAATTATCATCGCATCTACATTAGGAGCCACAATTAGCTTTTCAATACCTGTCGCGTTAGGAATGCTTTCTAAAAAGGATGAAAAGTACTTTTCTAAGGGTGTGTTGGTTGGAATTATCTCTATACCCATAGGATGTCTTGCAGCAGGCTTATGGCAAAAAATAAATATCAATATATTAGTATGGAATCTGGTGCCTATATTTGTTTTTGCCATTATTTTAGGAGTAGGATTATTAAAAGCTCCTCATGTTTTTATGAAAGTTTTTAATGTATTTGGAAAGCTTATAATGACTTTGAGTACTGTTGGATTACTTTTACAAGGTATAGATGTGATATTTGGTGTAAGGCTTGTCTCAGGATTAGCACCACTATCTGAATCTACTGTAATCGTAGCCAAGATCGCATTTGTTTTAGGCGGAGCATATCCTATGCTAGCACTTATCAATCGAATTTTTGAAAAGAGTTTTAAAGAAATAGGAAATAAATTTGGCATAAATTCAGTGTCAGTAGCGGGCATTCTAGGTGGTTTGGCTAGTAATCTGTTGATATTCGGAACATTTAAGGAAATGAATCCTAAAGGAAAAGTGATATGTACTGCCTTTGGAGTAAGTGGAGCATTTGTGTTTGGAGGTCAATTTGGATTTGTGTCAGGAGTAGCCCCAGAAATGTTAGGCGCGTTCATCATCTCAAAGCTTACAGCCGGAATCATTAGTATAGTACTAGCTGCATGGCTATTTGATCGTGAAAATAAAGAATCTAGTCTTAAGGACGATGGAGGCATTAGTAATGAATATCAGGGATAG
- a CDS encoding aminopeptidase P family protein yields MNIRDRVAQLRQLMKDNQMDAYIIPSFDAHQSEYVAEHWKSRQWISGFTGSAGTVVITLEDAGLWTDGRYYIQAENQLEGSGIRLFRMVDPGVPFYSEWLADVLNEGSVVGFDGSVFSMNMVKRMEKDLKTKGITLKMNQDLIDDLWEDRPEIPKGPIFTHDVKYAGKSQLDKLNEVRKEMKNIGANYYILSSLDDIAWLLNIRGADVPNNPLAIANVIVAEHNCYLFIDSCKVSPSVKVELEAEGIELKENHEIQAFLGNLSSGDTIMLDANKTNSRLYNAINSNTKKIESADITTNLKAIKNEVEIQNLRWCEIKDGLAMVKFIKWLKSAVDNEDITEITAEEKLEDFRKAQEGYVGPSFDTIAGYKEHAAMMHYKANKETQFTLKNESLFLIDSGGQYYDGTTDITRTIVLGKLTDEQKRDYTLVLKGFIALSAVKYLYGTTGSNLDILARQPIWQYGLDYKCGTGHGVGFFLNVHEGPQSIRNNNNVILEQGMIITNEPGIYLEGKYGIRIENMMLVVEDEKTEFGQFMKFEAITYCPIDLAGINIDMLTESEKQWLNNYHQEVYTKLAPYLNEEECGWLREETREI; encoded by the coding sequence ATGAATATCAGGGATAGGGTCGCACAGTTAAGACAGCTAATGAAAGACAATCAAATGGATGCTTATATCATTCCGAGCTTTGATGCACATCAGAGTGAATATGTAGCAGAGCATTGGAAAAGTAGACAATGGATATCAGGCTTTACAGGATCTGCGGGTACTGTAGTTATTACATTAGAGGATGCTGGGTTATGGACAGATGGAAGATACTATATTCAAGCAGAAAATCAGCTCGAGGGCTCAGGAATTAGATTATTTAGAATGGTCGATCCAGGGGTACCCTTTTATTCAGAATGGCTAGCAGACGTTCTTAATGAAGGAAGCGTTGTGGGCTTTGATGGAAGTGTTTTTTCAATGAATATGGTTAAAAGGATGGAAAAAGATCTAAAAACAAAGGGAATTACATTAAAGATGAATCAAGATTTAATTGATGATCTGTGGGAAGATCGACCGGAGATTCCTAAAGGACCCATTTTTACGCATGACGTAAAATATGCAGGCAAATCACAACTAGATAAATTAAATGAAGTAAGAAAAGAAATGAAAAATATAGGAGCAAATTATTATATTTTATCTTCCCTTGATGATATTGCCTGGCTGTTGAATATAAGAGGAGCCGATGTGCCTAACAATCCACTTGCCATAGCTAATGTAATCGTAGCAGAACATAATTGTTATTTATTTATTGATTCTTGCAAGGTTTCTCCTTCGGTTAAAGTAGAACTGGAGGCTGAAGGGATTGAGTTAAAGGAGAATCATGAAATACAAGCTTTCTTAGGAAATCTCTCAAGCGGAGATACTATTATGTTAGATGCGAATAAAACAAATAGCAGATTATATAATGCCATTAACAGTAATACAAAGAAAATTGAAAGTGCTGACATCACGACTAATCTAAAAGCTATCAAAAATGAAGTTGAGATACAAAATTTAAGATGGTGTGAAATAAAAGATGGTTTAGCGATGGTGAAATTTATAAAATGGCTAAAAAGCGCTGTAGACAATGAAGATATTACAGAGATTACTGCAGAAGAAAAATTAGAGGATTTCAGAAAGGCGCAGGAAGGATATGTTGGACCTAGCTTTGATACGATAGCAGGTTATAAAGAGCATGCTGCGATGATGCATTATAAAGCCAATAAAGAAACACAATTTACACTGAAGAATGAAAGTCTCTTTTTAATTGATTCAGGCGGTCAGTATTATGATGGAACAACAGATATTACACGGACGATTGTTTTAGGAAAACTTACCGATGAACAAAAGAGAGATTATACATTGGTGTTAAAAGGATTTATTGCATTAAGCGCAGTGAAATATTTATACGGAACAACAGGCTCTAACTTAGATATTTTAGCAAGACAACCTATATGGCAGTATGGTCTAGACTATAAATGCGGGACAGGACATGGGGTAGGTTTTTTCTTGAATGTTCATGAAGGACCACAGAGCATAAGGAATAATAATAATGTTATCTTAGAACAAGGCATGATTATTACGAATGAACCGGGAATATATCTTGAAGGTAAATATGGAATTAGAATTGAAAATATGATGTTAGTAGTTGAAGACGAGAAAACAGAGTTTGGTCAATTTATGAAGTTTGAAGCCATTACGTATTGCCCAATTGATTTAGCCGGTATCAATATTGATATGTTAACAGAGAGTGAAAAGCAATGGTTAAACAATTATCATCAAGAGGTATATACGAAGCTAGCCCCTTATTTAAATGAAGAAGAGTGCGGATGGCTGAGGGAAGAAACTAGGGAAATATAA
- a CDS encoding cupin domain-containing protein, translated as MEQTVTNRVTGEQITFIETAKDTKGEYLLIEVALPPYGKGPPLHIHDRFEEEFEVISGKLTVRLGKTNHILEAGERRIAPFKTPHTFKNNHNKPVVFRVRLTPPSQFEQSVRIHYGLMEDGLTDAKGNPKLLAHTALVLSLQNTLIAGIPLWIQRSIFGLIVRRAHKRGIYEKLEKYTGETI; from the coding sequence GTGGAACAAACGGTAACGAATCGAGTTACGGGCGAACAAATTACGTTTATAGAAACAGCAAAGGATACAAAGGGAGAATATTTATTAATTGAAGTCGCACTACCCCCGTACGGCAAAGGTCCCCCACTACATATCCATGACCGCTTTGAAGAAGAATTTGAAGTGATTTCTGGCAAGCTCACCGTAAGATTGGGCAAAACAAACCACATCCTAGAAGCGGGAGAACGTCGTATTGCCCCTTTTAAAACACCACATACTTTTAAGAATAATCACAACAAGCCTGTCGTATTCCGTGTTCGATTAACACCACCAAGCCAGTTCGAGCAGTCAGTTCGTATTCACTACGGGCTAATGGAGGATGGATTAACAGATGCAAAGGGCAATCCAAAATTACTCGCACATACCGCTTTAGTGTTATCGCTACAAAATACACTAATCGCTGGCATTCCACTCTGGATACAGCGAAGTATCTTTGGTCTAATCGTTAGACGCGCTCATAAAAGGGGAATATACGAAAAACTAGAAAAGTATACAGGGGAGACCATATAA